In Salmo trutta chromosome 16, fSalTru1.1, whole genome shotgun sequence, a genomic segment contains:
- the grik6 gene encoding glutamate receptor U1 — MKVLLGVIVCTMVLLLSLRSCAAAMRPDLTITTIKQDPYTMSKGSQMEGYCMDLLSELAKKLDFKYNVHLVKDGSYGRQDESGAWNGMIGEVVRKEADLAIAPLTLTAAREKAVGMTKPFMQTGISILLRKDISEEAGIFDFLTPFSVETWVGILAAYLGTAISICVVARLSPCEWSQPQTEENSFTFSHSLWYTAGALTLQGAGPHPKALSGRIICCTWWLFGLVLLACYFSNLSTSQGSDSNQLMVKGFEDLANQQGIEYGTLSGSSTLAFFKNSNNPTYRRIYEHMERAKSFVSSMDEGVRRAKEGNFAFIGESVSLDLVAARHCELVRVHEVIGMRGYSIAGTLGSPMLKNLSVAILELSEAGELAYLRSKWWASSCMADPAKASPLQPHSLKGMFLVLALGLGLGVLLAVLELTTKSRSNAGEQRKSYCTVLSDELSQRLRTTTTNKKRSQETADKDKA, encoded by the exons ATGAAGGTGCTGTTGGGTGTCATCGTGTGCACCATGGTGCTTCTACTGTCCCTAAGGAGCTGTGCTGCGG CAATGCGACCAGACTTGACAATCACTACAATAAAG CAAGATCCATACACCATGTCCAAAGGCTCTCAGATGGAAGGTTACTGCATGGACCTGCTGTCTGAACTGGCCAAGAAACTGGACTTCAAGTACAACGTGCACCTGGTGAAAGATGGGTCCTATGGCAGGCAGGATGAGAGTGGGGCCTGGAATGGGATGATCGGAGAGGTGGTGAGAAAG GAGGCAGACCTGGCAATTGCTCCTCTGACCCTTACTGCTGCCCGGGAGAAGGCTGTGGGGATGACCAAACCCTTCATGCAAACAGGCATCAGTATTCTCCTGAGGAAAGACATCTCAGAAGAGGCTGGCATCTTTGACTTCCTGACCCCCTTCTCGGTAGAGACCTGGGTGGGGATCCTCGCTGCGTACCTGGGGACTGCTATCTCCATCTGTGTAGTAGCCAG ACTCAGCCCATGTGAGTGGAGTCAACCCCAGACTGAGGAAAACAGCTTCACTTTCAGCCACAGTTTGTGGTACACTGCTGGAGCCCTCACTCTACAGG gTGCCGGTCCACACCCCAAAGCTTTATCAGGACGCATAATATGCTGCACCTGGTGGTTGTTTGGTCTGGTCCTCTTGGCCTGCTATTTCTCCAACCTCAGCACCTCTCAGGGCTCAGACTCCAATCAACTGATGGTGAAAGGGTTTGAGGACTTGGCCAACCAGCAAGGGATTGAGTATGGGACCCTGTCTGGCTCCTCCACACTTGCCTTTTTCAAG AACTCTAATAACCCAACCTACCGCAGGATCTATGAGCACATGGAGAGAGCCAAGAGTTTTGTGTCATCAATGGATGAGGGTGTTCGCCGGGCAAAGGAGGGCAACTTTGCCTTCATTGGAGAGTCTGTGTCACTGGACTTGGTGGCGGCTCGTCACTGTGAGCTGGTCCGTGTCCATGAGGTCATCGGCATGAGAGGGTACAGCATCGCAGGCACCCTGG GCTCTCCCATGCTGAAGAACCTCAGTGTGGCCATCCTGGAGCTGAGTGAGGCAGGAGAGTTGGCTTACCTGCGCAGTAAGTGGTGGGCCAGCAGCTGCATGGCAGACCCAGCCAAGGCCTCCCCCTTGCAGCCCCACAGCTTGAAGGGCATGTTCCTGGTGCTGGCTCTGGGCCTGGGGCTAGGGGTGCTGCTGGCTGTCCTGGAGCTCACCACCAAGTCCCGGAGCAATGCCGGGGAGCAGAGG AAATCATATTGCACAGTGTTGTCTGATGAACTGAGTCAGCGCTTGaggaccaccaccaccaacaagaAGAGAAGCCAGGAAACCGCAGACAAAGACAAAGCATGA
- the plch2b gene encoding 1-phosphatidylinositol 4,5-bisphosphate phosphodiesterase eta-2, with amino-acid sequence MAAIFPRLSLTSTPVMATSSTVKSTSPSFASLSPGLFSPCLSSLSAERRTSSPFSRSSSRSPTPSIMTSPKLWQKTSISRLAEEFFWIGGSVVAQPKWRLGQYVERCMCTMQSGTQMTKLKGKKKGLVRFFYLDEHKSCIRWRPSRKHDKAKITIDSIHEVCEGKKSEIFQRYADSCFDPNCCFSIYHGDHVESLDLVSANGDEARTWITGLKYLMAGISDEDSLAKRQRKRDQWLQQTFSEADKNGDGNLSLGEVLQLLHKLNVNLPRQKVREMFKKADTDDNQGSLAFEEFCTFYKMMSTRTGLYLIMLSYSNNKEFMDLNDLVRFMEIEQKMAGVTREYCLEIVSQFEPCSQNLQNMVLGIDGFTNYMRSPAGDIFKPDHHHVHQDMTQPLCNYFIASSHNTYLTGDQLLSESRVDMYAYVLQAGCRCVEVDCWDGPDGEPIVHHGYTLTSKILFKDVIETINKYAFTKNQYPVILSIENHCTVPQQKKMAEYLLEVLQDKVDLSTVNMNEFRKLPSPELLKGKVLVKGKKLPAKIDDDAEEGDVSDEDSEEEEDEDDTQINTDLFKGNAAGTADESKPKKRRSIMGSFRRKRKKKKKKKLMLNLDHADQENPIMRDKTQIVYHNKKGKTMRLSRALSDLVKYTKSVRVHDIETQAYMTSWQVSSLNESIVNQIMALKPAQLVRLNQRQLLRVYPSNYRVDSSNFNPQPFWNAGCHMVALNYQTEGRMLELNRAKFSTNGNCGYLLKPRCMNKGFFNPTLEDPLPGQSKTQLVLKIISGQQLPKPKDSMLGDRGEIIDPFVEVEIIGLPIDCCKQQTRVVDDNGFNPMWEESLVFTLHMTQIALVRFQVWDHDPIGQNFIGQRTIAFVSMMPGYRHVYLEGMEEASIFVHVAVNDITGKVKPSNAVKGFLKKATKKGSAKEPKTVSMHLSTYSSEDVRQRYRKDLDSYSQESSGNGSMLLTPAGIDYLHRGTQSEPLKRAHTVQILEEEIQGASPKEEKKKEGKRKGILVRMSSTFSNTGASIPCITATSPDLEDVFQSSQPQSPEPESQMQSFQAAWPDLEDQVQSFHAHWLGQDNSGRSFEPEWPDPPEIEDIAGEPLTKLNSKPALQTVSEHLNQPQPQLHPQPQSLPQAQPQSLPQAQPQSLPQAQPQSHPEVILRNRHPPSSPARVRRTLETPASQRPSNTSRTKARSRSVPRKQHTSPITPVVNRRAAVHWQPQTPSPPPQNHCRYGHQPIPNGLYLSDSDSSSVGSIDSLSLELLPSRVPVSGQREVGTLQREMNALFDQKMKEIRCKSPLFFYDYSTL; translated from the exons TGGAAAGGTGTATGTGCACCATGCAGTCTGGCACCCAGATGACCAAACTGAAAGGGAAGAAGAAGGGCCTGGTCAGGTTCTTCTACCTGGATGAACACAAGTCCTGCATCCGCTGGAGGCCCTCCAGGAAGCACGATAAAGCTAAAA TAACCATTGACTCCATCCACGAGGTCTGTGAGGGCAAGAAGTCTGAGATCTTCCAGCGCTACGCAGACAGTTGCTTCGACCCCAACTGCTGCTTCAGTATTTACCATGGCGACCACGTGGAGTCTCTTGACCTGGTCTCCGCTAACGGAGATGAGGCCCGTACCTGGATTACTGGCCTGAAATACCTCATGGCTGGCATCAGTGACGAGGACAGTCTGGCAAAGAGACAACGCAAAAGGGACCA ATGGTTACAGCAGACCTTCTCAGAGGCAGACAAAAACGGGGACGGCAATTTGAGCCTGGGAGAGGTTCTTCAGTTACTCCACAAACTCAACGTGAACCTGCCCAGGCAGAAAGTCAGAGAGATGTTTAAG AAAGCAGACACAGATGACAACCAGGGTTCGTTAGCTTTTGAAGAATTCTGTACCTTCTATAAGATGATGTCTACACGCACAGGCCTCTATCTCATCATGCTCTCCTACAGTAATAACAAAGAGTTCATGGACCTAAATGACCTGGTCCGTTTCATGGAAATTGAACAGAAG ATGGCGGGTGTAACCAGAGAATATTGTCTGGAGATTGTCAGCCAGTTTGAGCCATGTTCTCAAAACCTACAGAATATGGTTCTGGGCATCGATG GTTTCACCAATTACATGCGAAGTCCAGCAGGAGACATCTTTAAACCAGACCACCATCATGTGCACCAGGACATGACTCAGCCCCTGTGTAACTACTTCATAGCCTCGTCCCACAACACCTACCTGACAGGGGACCAGCTTCTGTCTGAGTCCAGGGTAGACATGTACGCCTATGTGCTCCAGGCTGGCTGTCGCTGTGTGGAAG tggaCTGCTGGGATGGACCAGACGGGGAGCCTATCGTCCATCATGGCTACACCCTGACGTCCAAGATCCTCTTCAAAGACGTCATTGAAACCATTAACAAATATGCCTTCACAAAGAATCA GTACCCGGTGATCCTGTCCATAGAGAACCATTGCACAGTGCCCCAGCAGAAGAAGATGGCTGAGTATCTGTTGGAGGTGCTCCAGGATAAGGTGGACCTTTCCACGGTCAACATGAATGAATTCAGAAAGTTGCCCTCCCCAGAGCTCCTGAAAGGGAAAGTTCTAGTCAAG GGAAAGAAGCTTCCAGCGAAAATTGATGATGATGCAGAGGAGGGGGATGTGTCGGATGaagacagtgaggaagaggaggatgaagatgaCACCCAGATAAACACTGAT CTATTCAAGGGGAACGCTGCTGGCACTGCAGATGAATCCAAACCCAAGAAACGCAGGTCTATCATGGGCAGCTTCAGACGCAAG aggaaaaagaagaagaaaaagaagctaATGCTCAATTTAGACCATGCAGACCAAGAGAACCCCATCATGAGAGACAAAACACAAATTGTGTACCACAACAA GAAAGGGAAGACGATGAGGTTATCCCGAGCCCTGTCTGACCTCGTCAAGTACACCAAGTCTGTCCGGGTCCATGACATTGAAACACAAG CTTATATGACCAGTTGGCAAGTGTCTTCCCTCAATGAGAGCATTGTGAACCAGATCATGGCTCTGAAGCCAGCTCAGTTGGTGCGATTAAACCAGAGACAGCTACTACGTGTTTACCCCTCCAACTACCGTGTGGACTCTAGCAACTTCAACCCACAGCCCTTTTGGAACGCAGGATGCCATATGG TTGCACTGAATTACCAAACAGAGGGCCGCATGCTTGAACTGAACAGAGCCAAGTTCTCAACCAATGGTAACTGTGGATACTTACTGAAGCCCAGGTGCATGAATAAAG GTTTCTTTAACCCTACGCTGGAGGACCCTCTGCCAGGACAGAGTAAGACTCAATTGGTACTGAAGATTATCAGTGGGCAGCAGCTTCCAAAACCTAAAGACTCAATGCTGGGGGATAGAGGGGAG atTATTGATCCTTTTGTGGAGGTGGAGATCATCGGTCTGCCTATTGATTGCTGTAAGCAGCAGACAAGGGTGGTGGACGATAATG GCTTCAATCCCATGTGGGAGGAGAGCTTGGTCTTCACCCTCCACATGACCCAGATTGCACTGGTGCGTTTCCAGGTGTGGGACCATGATCCGATAGGACAAAACTTCATTGGACAGAGGACCATAGCATTCGTCAGTATGATGCCAG GTTATCGCCATGTCTATCTTGAGGGCATGGAGGAGGCCTCCATCTTTGTTCATGTTGCTGTAAATGACATCACAGGAAAG GTTAAGCCAAGTAATGCTGTAAAGGGTTTTTTGAAAAAAGCTACGAAGAAAGGGTCAGCCAAGGAGCCAAAGACGGTCTCTATGCACCTCTCCACTTACTCATCAGAGGACGTCCGTCAGCGGTACCGCAAGGACCTGGACTCCTACTCCCAGGAGAGCAGCGGGAACGGCAGCATGTTACTGACGCCTGCAGGCATAGACTACCTCCATAGAGGGACTCAGAGCGAACCACTGAAGCGAGCTCACACGGTGCAAATTCTGGAGGAGGAAATCCAGGGTGCTTCTCCGAaggaggagaaaaagaaggaggggaaAAGGAAGGGCATCCTTGTCCGCATGTCCTCCACCTTCTCCAACACTGGGGCGTCCATCCCGTGCATCACAGCAACAAGCCCAGACCTGGAGGACGTGTTTCAGTCGTCTCAGCCACAGAGTCCAGAACCAGAGAGCCAAATGCAGTCGTTCCAGGCAGCCTGGCCAGATCTGGAAGACCAGGTTCAGTCTTTCCATGCACACTGGCTGGGCCAGGACAACTCGGGTCGGTCATTTGAGCCTGAGTGGCCAGACCCACCTGAGATTGAGGACATAGCAGGAGAACCACTGACAAAGCTTAACAGTAAGCCTGCACTCCAAACTGTATCAGAACATCTGaatcagccccaaccccagctccATCCGCAGCCCCAGTCCCTACCCCAGGCCCAGCCCCAGTCCCTACCCCAGGCCCAGCCCCAGTCCCTACCCCAGGcccagccccagtctcatccTGAGGTCATTCTCCGGAACCGACACCCACCATCCTCCCCTGCCAGAGTTAGACGGACCCTGGAGACCCCAGCCAGCCAACGCCCCTCCAACACGTCACGGACAAAGGCCCGCTCTCGCAGTGTTCCACGAAAGCAGCATACCTCCCCCATCACCCCGGTAGTTAACCGCAGGGCTGCTGTGCACTGGCAGCCtcagactccttcccctccccccCAGAACCATTGCCGCTATGGCCACCAGCCTATACCCAACGGCCTCTACCTGTCTGACAGTGACTCCAGCAGTGTTGGCAGTATAGACAGTCTGAGTCTGGAGCTCCTGCCCTCGCGCGTGCCAGTCAGTGGGCAGAGGGAAGTGGGCACCCTGCAGAGAGAGATGAATGCCCTCTTTGACCAAAAGATGAAGGAGATCCGCTGTAAATCGCCACTATTTTTTTACG ATTACTCTACGCTATAG